TCAGCAGAATATTCAACGTTGGATGATTGGCTCGCACTTGTTCACCCTGAAGACCGAGAGCGATTAGCGCAAGAAGTGGATGGCCACCAAAAAGAGCAAAGCTCGACACGTGTCAAAACCCGCTACCGGGTAAAAAACACCTCAGGCCGTTATCTATGGATTGAAGCCACGGGGGTGAGAGTGGAGTATCAAGGTGGCTTTGCCATGGTCGGCTCTCACAAAAATGTGTCAGAAGAAGTGTTCCTGAATCAGTATCTCACGCATATGGCTAACCATGACAGTGAGACGGGACTACTGAATCGGCATCAGTTTTTACAAAATGCGTCAAAGCTGAACAAAAATGGTTGGATTCTTGTGTGCTGCCTAACTCAATTGCAGCAGTTTCAACGACGCGTAGGGTATGACGCTACAGGCCAGCTCTCCTCAACGTTGGTGTCGACCCTAGATGATGTCTTGAACTTAAGATACGGGCTGTATCGAATCAGTGCAGATGTCTTTGTGGTGACGATGGAGCAAGAGTTGGATGATGAGATGGCGTGTTCATTGATGAGTCAAATCGAAGCGGTGTTTCAGCAGGGTCGAATGTGTAGTGCAACACTCACCAGTCGACTCGGTCTTGGGGCGCTCCCCGTCAGTGATTTGGATACCACCCACCCTTTAGAGCAAATCTTTAATCTTTCTGAGTACACGCGATTAGTCTGCTCCCCGGTCACCTATACGGGGGAGTCACAACGTGACATTGACCGACACTTTGCCATACAAGACGCCTTAGAAGCGGCCATTGATACACACCAAATCATGATTGCGTTGCAGCCAATAGTCGAAGCGTCGACAGGAAATCTGATAAGTTTTGAGGCGTTAGCTCGGTGGGAGCACCCTGAGTTGGGTTCGATTTCACCCGCAGAGTTCATTCCCATCGCCGAGCGGTTAGGACATATACATGCATTGGGTTTGTTAGTTCTAGAGTATGCCTGCCAATATTTGGTGATGTTTGACTCCACACACAATGCGAGACCTTTAGTCAATGTAAATGTGTCGGCGCATCAATTATTGAAGGCGAGTTTTGTTGATGATGTGTGTGAGATTGTCGCTCGATTTGGTGTTTCCCCTAGTCGTATTGTGCTGGAAGTGACCGAGTCTTACCTACTTGATGAAGACCCTACCATCACAACAACACTTAATGAGCTGCATATCCACGACTTCAAGTTGTCCATCGATGATTTTGGGGCAGGAATGAGTGCGATTACAAGCTTGTTTAGGCTTCCGTTGTATCAGGTTAAATTGGATAGAGCATTGATTCACGAAGCGATGCGACGTGATGCCTGCCTAAAGCTCATCACTCACTTGTGTGAGTTTGGTCGTACACACAATATCAGTCTGGTTGCGGAAGGCGTAGAGACCTCGGCGATGTTCAAGACATTAACCGGGGTAGGTGTACCGTACCTTCAGGGGTATTGTCTTTACAAACCTTGCTCG
The sequence above is drawn from the Vibrio sinaloensis genome and encodes:
- a CDS encoding GGDEF domain-containing phosphodiesterase, which codes for MDKQVLPEVLLSLFDTSSEGLWFMSDDNVVQFYNRSFYRQFALSAEYSTLDDWLALVHPEDRERLAQEVDGHQKEQSSTRVKTRYRVKNTSGRYLWIEATGVRVEYQGGFAMVGSHKNVSEEVFLNQYLTHMANHDSETGLLNRHQFLQNASKLNKNGWILVCCLTQLQQFQRRVGYDATGQLSSTLVSTLDDVLNLRYGLYRISADVFVVTMEQELDDEMACSLMSQIEAVFQQGRMCSATLTSRLGLGALPVSDLDTTHPLEQIFNLSEYTRLVCSPVTYTGESQRDIDRHFAIQDALEAAIDTHQIMIALQPIVEASTGNLISFEALARWEHPELGSISPAEFIPIAERLGHIHALGLLVLEYACQYLVMFDSTHNARPLVNVNVSAHQLLKASFVDDVCEIVARFGVSPSRIVLEVTESYLLDEDPTITTTLNELHIHDFKLSIDDFGAGMSAITSLFRLPLYQVKLDRALIHEAMRRDACLKLITHLCEFGRTHNISLVAEGVETSAMFKTLTGVGVPYLQGYCLYKPCSPEVWLEKRALV